In Balearica regulorum gibbericeps isolate bBalReg1 chromosome 2, bBalReg1.pri, whole genome shotgun sequence, one DNA window encodes the following:
- the CCK gene encoding cholecystokinin, translating into MYSGLCICVFLAVLSASSFGQQTVGSHNGNPLAAELEQGLTEQHRHVRAPSSAGPLKSVPRLDGSIDQRANIGALLAKYLQQARKGPTGRLSVMGNRVQSIDPTHRINDRDYMGWMDFGRRSAEEYEYSS; encoded by the exons ATGTACAGCGGTCTATGCATCTGTGTGTTCCTTGCTGTGCTCTCAGCGAGCTCTTTCGGACAGCAAACTGTGGGCTCGCACAATGGGAATCCACTGGCTGCTGAGCTTGAGCAGGGCTTGACAGAACAGCACCGGCACGTCCGCGCCCCTTCGTCTGCTGGCCCGCTGAAATCTGTGCCGCGGCTGGATGGAAGCATTGACCAGAGAGCTAACATCGGCGCTTTGTTGGCCAAGTATCTCCAGCAAGCCAGAAAAG GTCCCACTGGAAGGCTCTCAGTTATGGGAAACAGGGTACAGAGCATTGATCCTACGCACAGGATAAATGACAGAGACTACATGGGCTGGATGGATTTTGGACGCCGCAGTGCTGAAGAATACGAATACTCCTCCTAA